One stretch of Mus pahari chromosome 5, PAHARI_EIJ_v1.1, whole genome shotgun sequence DNA includes these proteins:
- the Fam237a gene encoding protein FAM237A — MADPEHRSWIHCSLTLACSLLIVGMCYVSPVFCHSQTDLLTLNQADPQCWESSSMLLLEMQKPRVSNTVSGFWDFMIYLKSSENLKHGALFWDLAQLFWDIYVDCVLSRNHGLGRRELTGEEEKVSKVLTRHSGIKQGAYSQLLRTLFLKKKELIEDLTSMQTQRRGSRFTGKEKLEVKRK; from the exons ATGGCTGATCCTGAGCACAGAAGCTGGATCCACTGCTCCCTGACTCTCGCCTGCTCCCTGCTCATTGTGGGAATGTGCTACGTGTCTCCTGTTTTCTGTCACAGTCAGACAGACCTGCTGACTCTTAACCAAGCTGATCCACAGTGCTGGGAGTCCTCCTCAATGCTCCTCCTGGAGATGCAGAAGCCTCGTGTTTCTAACACTGTCTCTGGCTTTTGGGATTTTATGATCTACCTGAAGTCATCTGAGAACTTGAAGCACGGAGCACTGTTTTGGGATCTGGCCCAACTCTTCTGGGACATCTATGTAGACTGTGTCCTCTCCAGGAACCATGGCttaggaaggagagaattgactggagaagaagagaaagtctCGAAAGTGTTGACAAGACATTCAGGGATTAAACAAG GTGCATATTCTCAGCTCCTTAGAACCCttttcttaaagaagaaagaactgattGAAGATTTGACAAGCATGCAAACACAAAGGCGGGGCTCGAGGTTCACTGGAAAAGAGAAGCTGgaagtaaagagaaaataa